In Candidatus Eisenbacteria bacterium, a single window of DNA contains:
- a CDS encoding enoyl-CoA hydratase-related protein yields the protein MAYEHLRVEIDDGVALLTLDRPEHMNAFSGPMGASLAAAYRECDGRDDVRAVVLTGAGRAFCVGADLSAGGETFAKRDEPEFSADPVAFPAWDVRKPVIAAVNGHAIGIGLTLAMQCDIRLVAREAKLAFAHVRRGVLPDAHSHWTVPRAIGFARTAELFLTGRHVTGEEAATIGLASRALAAAEVLVAAREMARDVAVNCAPLSVALSKRLLWESRGLTRDEVGQRETAYHHLVMGRPDALEGVMAFLERRAPRWQLAVPRDYPEPAQECVLGRGRD from the coding sequence ATGGCCTACGAGCACCTTCGGGTCGAGATCGACGACGGCGTCGCGCTGCTGACGCTCGATCGTCCCGAGCACATGAACGCGTTCTCCGGCCCGATGGGGGCGTCGCTCGCGGCGGCGTATCGCGAGTGCGACGGGCGGGACGACGTCCGCGCCGTCGTGCTCACCGGCGCCGGCCGCGCCTTCTGCGTGGGCGCCGACCTGTCGGCGGGGGGCGAGACCTTCGCCAAACGCGACGAGCCGGAGTTCAGCGCCGATCCGGTCGCGTTCCCGGCCTGGGACGTGCGCAAGCCCGTCATCGCGGCGGTGAACGGCCACGCGATCGGCATCGGTCTCACGCTCGCCATGCAGTGCGACATCCGTCTCGTGGCGCGCGAGGCGAAGCTCGCCTTCGCGCACGTGCGCCGCGGTGTGCTGCCCGACGCCCACTCGCACTGGACCGTCCCGCGCGCGATCGGCTTCGCCCGCACCGCCGAGCTCTTCCTCACCGGCCGCCACGTGACGGGTGAGGAAGCCGCCACGATCGGGCTCGCCAGCCGCGCCCTTGCGGCGGCCGAGGTGCTGGTGGCCGCTCGCGAGATGGCGCGCGACGTCGCCGTCAACTGCGCACCGCTGTCGGTGGCGCTCTCGAAGCGCCTCCTGTGGGAGAGCCGGGGGCTCACGCGCGACGAGGTCGGGCAGCGCGAGACGGCATACCACCATCTCGTCATGGGACGTCCCGACGCGCTCGAGGGCGTGATGGCGTTCCTCGAGCGCCGCGCGCCGCGCTGGCAGCTCGCGGTCCCGCGCGACTACCCAGAGCCGGCCCAAGAGTGCGTCTTGGGCCGGGGGCGAGATTGA